The following are encoded in a window of Roseimaritima ulvae genomic DNA:
- a CDS encoding division plane positioning ATPase MipZ — translation MSKIDKAFVKAFAKERPQASEPESASGAVDLAALGMSSFWIDPSSNDLMRMDAAQPQPLPKPPSGRRRGTRPLATRAAQTPPPPIPPAAEQSAAEDDTPEHYIKMLRIDAAQPAAPPEHVRRTRLDASAFPAITVTHDSLDTPSEVAEPAQPPAAVAAPAPVAPAPVAAAPVVAAPEPAAPVVAEPAPAEPVVAAPVVPAPVAVQTVAAPAEITEPPATATFPTAAEPSVAELPVEEPAATAAAPVPPFEAAWEVDEFETPAIIHELLTNGGMISGAGMPMAQAAQEGMQKVLITSPHRGAGRSTLAIGLALAAATTGIRVALVDGDWDHPTLVDDLQLDLEFGWPEAIRGGVALSETAVHSVGDGVTLFPIVPSSSALPPQTDELQQTVEQLTAHFDLIIVDGPSADMPMPPNCFQSGIIVRDLRSFDKAAIDASIAALRAAGIAQVGVAENFAS, via the coding sequence ATGAGCAAGATCGATAAAGCGTTTGTTAAGGCGTTTGCCAAAGAACGGCCTCAGGCTTCGGAGCCCGAGTCGGCGTCCGGCGCGGTCGATTTGGCTGCCTTGGGGATGTCGTCGTTTTGGATTGATCCGTCCAGCAATGACCTGATGCGAATGGATGCGGCCCAACCGCAACCGCTGCCCAAGCCACCATCGGGACGCCGACGCGGCACTCGCCCGCTCGCCACACGCGCTGCCCAAACGCCTCCGCCACCGATTCCTCCCGCAGCGGAGCAATCCGCCGCGGAGGATGATACGCCGGAACACTACATCAAAATGTTGCGGATCGATGCTGCCCAACCAGCTGCGCCGCCCGAGCATGTCCGCCGCACGCGTTTGGACGCCAGTGCCTTCCCGGCCATCACGGTGACCCACGACTCACTCGACACGCCCAGCGAAGTAGCCGAACCGGCTCAGCCCCCCGCGGCCGTCGCCGCTCCGGCACCTGTTGCTCCAGCTCCTGTTGCCGCCGCACCGGTTGTCGCTGCACCTGAACCTGCTGCACCTGTTGTCGCTGAACCCGCTCCTGCTGAACCCGTAGTCGCTGCCCCCGTGGTTCCTGCCCCTGTCGCTGTGCAGACGGTCGCCGCACCCGCAGAAATCACCGAACCGCCCGCCACGGCGACCTTCCCCACCGCCGCCGAACCGTCGGTCGCGGAATTGCCGGTCGAAGAGCCAGCAGCGACCGCTGCGGCCCCCGTCCCGCCCTTTGAAGCGGCATGGGAAGTCGACGAGTTCGAAACGCCCGCGATCATTCACGAATTACTGACCAACGGCGGGATGATTTCAGGCGCCGGCATGCCAATGGCTCAAGCTGCCCAGGAGGGCATGCAGAAGGTCCTGATCACCAGCCCGCATCGCGGCGCCGGTCGCTCCACGCTGGCCATCGGCCTCGCGTTGGCCGCCGCCACCACGGGCATTCGCGTGGCCTTGGTCGACGGCGATTGGGATCACCCCACGCTGGTCGACGACCTGCAATTGGATTTGGAATTTGGCTGGCCCGAAGCGATTCGTGGCGGCGTGGCATTAAGCGAAACCGCGGTCCACAGCGTCGGGGACGGTGTGACCTTGTTCCCGATCGTGCCCTCCAGCTCCGCGCTGCCACCGCAGACCGACGAACTGCAGCAGACGGTCGAGCAACTGACCGCGCATTTCGATCTGATCATTGTCGACGGGCCCAGTGCCGACATGCCGATGCCGCCCAACTGCTTCCAGTCCGGAATCATCGTCCGCGACCTCCGCAGTTTCGACAAAGCCGCCATCGATGCCAGCATCGCCGCCCTACGCGCGGCCGGAATCGCCCAAGTTGGCGTCGCCGAAAATTTCGCCAGCTGA
- a CDS encoding ExeA family protein: protein MYESHWKLTERPFENWSDPRFYYPSEVHQTALLKLRYAVENRRAAVAMCGDSGIGKSLIVDALAEQLPEPFAPVAKLAFPQLCGDQLLGYVTDELTGASGPNDETPRTSLRRLDDFFADNVDAGRHAVLIVDEAHLLMAPEQLETLRLLLNLQRRQAQAEAAWTLVLVGHATLLSVIERNRALDERMSVKCMLHRMGPEQTAGYIQHRIQVAGGDSQAIFTPEAIETLHVRSGGIPRRINRLADLALMVGYAEEAEQIEAAHIEGVHQELVTVAA from the coding sequence ATGTACGAAAGTCACTGGAAACTGACCGAGCGTCCGTTTGAGAACTGGAGCGATCCTCGGTTCTACTACCCGTCCGAAGTCCATCAGACGGCTTTGCTGAAACTGCGTTATGCGGTCGAAAACCGTCGCGCTGCGGTCGCCATGTGCGGCGACAGCGGGATCGGCAAATCGCTGATCGTCGACGCGCTGGCCGAACAGTTGCCCGAGCCCTTCGCGCCGGTTGCCAAGTTGGCTTTTCCGCAGCTCTGCGGCGACCAGTTGCTGGGATATGTGACCGATGAATTAACTGGCGCCAGCGGCCCCAACGACGAAACCCCGCGAACCTCCTTGCGACGGCTGGACGATTTCTTCGCCGACAATGTCGACGCTGGCCGTCACGCCGTGTTGATCGTCGATGAGGCGCATCTATTGATGGCACCGGAGCAACTGGAAACGCTGCGACTGCTGCTGAACCTACAACGTCGACAGGCGCAAGCCGAGGCGGCCTGGACGCTGGTCCTGGTCGGCCATGCGACGTTGCTGAGCGTGATCGAACGCAACCGCGCGCTCGATGAACGCATGAGCGTCAAATGCATGCTGCACCGCATGGGTCCCGAACAGACGGCGGGCTACATCCAACACCGCATTCAAGTTGCCGGCGGCGACAGCCAAGCAATTTTCACCCCCGAAGCGATCGAGACCCTGCACGTCCGCAGCGGTGGCATTCCCCGTCGCATCAACCGCCTGGCCGACCTGGCCCTGATGGTCGGTTACGCCGAAGAAGCGGAGCAGATCGAAGCGGCTCACATCGAAGGCGTGCATCAAGAACTAGTCACCGTCGCCGCCTAG
- a CDS encoding zinc ribbon domain-containing protein: MSDVADDRCQVCGALTDDEDLFCHNCGTEVAMADANTVAPSTTAATHSFRCESCGASMSYDASAQALRCPFCGATQLSEVSTQSVLQAEQVVPMGVDRAVAEARLREFLGSSFWHPGDLGRQSQMQQATPVYVPYWVFAADAHTCYTADSSHTPPGARGDWYPVSGERSERYQGVLISGSSVLTPAETQSLLPFDLQAAVPNGELDLTNVTLEQFRVARKHARPWARTSIEQLERQRCATLVPGRARNVRVNVMLSNVSSTSMLLPVWILAYRYRDQVYRVLVNGQSGKLAGQAPLSYWKLFGVIAAVVLLVLVLLLFGALAR; this comes from the coding sequence ATGAGTGATGTAGCGGACGATCGTTGCCAGGTGTGCGGCGCCCTGACGGACGATGAAGATTTGTTCTGCCATAATTGCGGCACCGAAGTGGCCATGGCGGACGCCAACACCGTGGCTCCCAGCACCACCGCGGCCACTCACAGTTTTCGCTGCGAGTCCTGCGGGGCCTCGATGAGCTACGACGCGTCAGCGCAGGCACTCCGTTGTCCGTTTTGTGGGGCCACGCAATTGAGCGAGGTGTCCACACAGTCGGTGCTGCAAGCCGAACAGGTGGTCCCCATGGGGGTCGATCGAGCCGTCGCGGAAGCTCGCTTGCGTGAGTTTCTGGGCAGCAGTTTCTGGCACCCCGGCGACCTCGGACGACAGTCTCAGATGCAACAAGCGACGCCGGTGTACGTGCCGTATTGGGTGTTCGCCGCCGATGCACACACTTGTTACACGGCCGATAGCAGTCACACGCCGCCGGGCGCCCGCGGCGATTGGTATCCGGTGTCCGGCGAACGGTCGGAGCGTTATCAGGGGGTTTTGATTTCGGGCAGCAGCGTATTAACGCCCGCCGAGACGCAGTCCCTGCTGCCGTTTGACCTGCAGGCGGCCGTGCCCAACGGTGAGTTGGATTTGACCAACGTCACGCTCGAACAGTTTCGCGTCGCCCGCAAACACGCTCGCCCCTGGGCACGAACGTCGATCGAACAGCTGGAACGCCAGCGCTGTGCCACGCTGGTGCCCGGCCGCGCTCGCAACGTCCGCGTCAACGTGATGCTGAGCAATGTCAGCAGCACGTCGATGCTGCTGCCTGTGTGGATTCTGGCTTATCGGTATCGCGATCAGGTGTACCGTGTATTGGTGAACGGCCAGAGCGGCAAGCTGGCCGGCCAAGCTCCGCTGAGCTACTGGAAGTTGTTCGGCGTGATCGCAGCGGTGGTGTTGCTGGTGTTGGTCCTGCTGCTGTTCGGAGCCTTGGCCAGGTAG
- a CDS encoding zinc ribbon domain-containing protein, producing the protein MSSEDVVFETNPIEAQIVDPSLSDTAPTALAGEPCARCGNPLSADDQYCPACGQPNDGPSSPAASASKTPAAAARFLRCESCGAEISTDIDRRSYVCPFCDSTYVVEFTPAQSDRRRPEFVIGFAVTRQQARQHFKKWLSNNRWLRPGDLTTAAIEEKQQGVYLPFWTFSTRASSRWRAKIGEYWYETVRRQVRGADGKMTTRTERVRHTEWWPLSGRHQRFYAGFLASASRGLSQAEAEQIQPFQLTALARYQPHFLAGWMSEEYVLDQDQAWQICQAHFQRVERQNVAAFLPGDEQRELVVDSRFERTGIDLVLLPVHILSYRYQDRVFRFLVNGQTGKFVGQKPVSGKRVAALVIGIVLLIAVVVGILWVVSVVSR; encoded by the coding sequence ATGAGCAGCGAGGACGTGGTCTTCGAAACGAACCCGATCGAGGCGCAGATCGTCGATCCGTCGCTGTCCGACACGGCGCCGACCGCGTTGGCGGGCGAGCCCTGTGCGCGGTGTGGCAATCCGCTGTCGGCCGACGATCAATACTGTCCGGCTTGCGGTCAACCGAACGACGGGCCGTCGTCGCCCGCCGCGTCCGCATCCAAGACTCCGGCCGCAGCGGCGCGGTTTTTACGTTGCGAGTCCTGCGGGGCGGAAATCAGTACCGATATCGATCGCCGCAGTTATGTGTGTCCGTTTTGTGATTCAACGTACGTCGTCGAGTTCACGCCGGCTCAGTCGGATCGTCGGCGGCCGGAGTTTGTGATCGGATTCGCGGTCACTCGCCAGCAGGCGCGTCAGCATTTCAAAAAATGGCTGAGCAACAACCGCTGGCTGCGTCCCGGCGATTTGACGACCGCCGCGATCGAAGAAAAACAACAAGGCGTGTATCTGCCGTTCTGGACTTTTTCCACCCGAGCGTCCAGTCGCTGGCGAGCGAAAATCGGAGAGTACTGGTACGAGACGGTACGGCGACAGGTCCGCGGTGCCGATGGCAAGATGACCACTCGCACCGAACGCGTGCGGCATACCGAATGGTGGCCGTTGAGCGGTCGGCATCAGCGGTTCTACGCGGGTTTCTTGGCGTCGGCCAGCCGCGGGCTTTCGCAAGCCGAAGCGGAACAGATCCAGCCGTTTCAGCTGACTGCTCTGGCTCGCTACCAACCGCACTTTCTAGCAGGCTGGATGAGCGAGGAGTATGTGTTGGATCAGGATCAAGCCTGGCAGATCTGTCAGGCTCACTTTCAACGAGTGGAGCGGCAGAACGTGGCGGCCTTTTTACCCGGCGATGAGCAGCGCGAGTTGGTCGTCGACAGCCGCTTTGAACGAACCGGCATCGATCTGGTACTGCTGCCCGTACACATCCTGAGCTATCGATATCAGGACCGCGTGTTTCGGTTTTTGGTAAACGGTCAAACCGGAAAATTTGTCGGCCAAAAACCGGTGTCGGGCAAACGTGTGGCCGCCCTGGTGATCGGCATCGTGTTGCTGATCGCGGTCGTGGTGGGCATCCTGTGGGTGGTGTCGGTGGTGTCGCGATGA
- a CDS encoding NADP-dependent isocitrate dehydrogenase, which translates to MSHARQIVYTLTDEAPALATRSLLPIIRAFTKSSGVTIEQKDISLAGRILAAFSDRLRDDQQRSDALAELGELAKTPAANIIKLPNISASIPQLNAAIKELQDQGYDLPDYPEEANTDELREIRGRYAKVLGSAVNPVLREGNSDRRVAAAVKQYAKQNPHSMGDWSSDSKTHVASMPDGDFYGSEQSHVMDAAGAVRIELVGADGQTEVLKEKLELQAGEVIDGSRMSCQALRKFLADQIAEAKQQGVLLSLHMKATMMKVSDPIIFGHAVSVYFADVFKKHADALEQLGVDPNNGIGDLYAKIQELPADQQAAIQADLDAVYATQPDLAMVNSDKGITNLHVPSDVIIDASMPAAIRSSGKMWGKDGQLHDTKAVIPDRCYAGVYQATIDFCKQHGAFDVTTMGSVSNVGLMAQKAEEYGSHDKTFEIGRAGTVRVVDSAGNVLMQHEVEAGDIWRMCQTKDAPIRDWVKLAVNRARATGAPAIFWLDPARAHDSNLIAKVKQYLPEHDTEGLDIQILSPVDATALTCQRCRDGQDTISVTGNVLRDYLTDLFPILELGTSAKMLSIVPLLAGGGLFETGAGGSAPKHVQQFLEEGHLRWDSLGEFLALAVSLEDLGQKTDDAKLLTLAAALDEANGKYLENNKSPSRKVNELDNRGSHFYLALYWAQALANQTANESLREEFAPLANKLAEQEATIVAELNAAQGQAVDIGGYYAPDEARVEAAMRPSQSLNSAL; encoded by the coding sequence ATGTCGCACGCACGCCAAATCGTTTACACCCTGACCGACGAAGCTCCCGCTCTGGCAACCCGTTCGCTGTTGCCGATTATTCGCGCGTTCACGAAATCTTCGGGCGTGACGATTGAGCAGAAAGACATTTCGTTGGCCGGTCGCATCCTGGCCGCGTTTTCCGACCGGCTCCGCGACGACCAACAACGCAGCGACGCCTTGGCCGAACTGGGTGAACTGGCCAAAACGCCCGCGGCCAACATAATCAAGCTGCCCAACATCAGCGCCTCAATCCCCCAGCTGAACGCGGCCATCAAGGAACTGCAGGACCAGGGCTACGACCTGCCGGACTACCCCGAAGAAGCCAACACGGACGAACTCCGCGAGATCCGCGGCCGCTACGCCAAAGTCCTCGGCAGCGCCGTTAACCCGGTGCTCCGCGAAGGCAACTCCGACCGCCGCGTGGCCGCCGCCGTCAAGCAATACGCCAAACAGAACCCGCACTCGATGGGCGACTGGAGCAGTGACTCCAAGACCCACGTGGCCTCGATGCCCGATGGCGACTTCTACGGCAGCGAACAATCTCACGTGATGGACGCCGCCGGAGCCGTCCGCATTGAACTGGTCGGTGCCGACGGCCAGACCGAGGTCCTGAAGGAAAAACTGGAACTGCAAGCCGGCGAAGTCATCGATGGTTCGCGGATGAGCTGCCAGGCGCTGCGGAAGTTCCTGGCCGACCAAATCGCCGAAGCCAAACAACAAGGCGTGCTGCTGTCGCTGCACATGAAAGCCACCATGATGAAGGTCTCCGACCCAATCATCTTTGGCCATGCGGTCTCGGTTTATTTCGCCGACGTGTTCAAAAAACACGCCGACGCACTGGAGCAGCTGGGCGTCGACCCCAACAATGGCATCGGCGACCTGTACGCCAAAATCCAGGAACTGCCCGCCGATCAACAAGCCGCCATCCAAGCCGATCTGGACGCCGTGTACGCCACGCAACCCGATCTGGCGATGGTTAATTCCGACAAAGGCATCACCAACCTGCACGTCCCCAGCGACGTGATCATCGACGCCTCGATGCCCGCCGCCATTCGCTCATCGGGCAAGATGTGGGGCAAAGACGGCCAACTGCACGACACCAAAGCCGTGATCCCCGACCGTTGCTACGCGGGCGTCTACCAGGCCACGATCGACTTCTGCAAACAACACGGCGCCTTCGATGTGACCACCATGGGCAGCGTGTCCAACGTCGGCCTAATGGCGCAGAAAGCCGAAGAATACGGTTCGCACGACAAGACCTTCGAAATCGGACGCGCCGGCACCGTGCGTGTGGTCGACTCCGCAGGCAACGTGCTAATGCAGCATGAAGTCGAAGCCGGGGACATCTGGCGGATGTGCCAAACCAAAGACGCACCGATTCGCGACTGGGTCAAATTGGCCGTCAACCGCGCCCGCGCCACCGGAGCTCCGGCCATCTTCTGGCTCGACCCGGCTCGCGCCCACGACTCGAACCTGATCGCCAAAGTCAAACAGTACCTGCCCGAACACGATACCGAAGGTTTGGACATCCAAATCCTCTCGCCCGTCGACGCCACCGCCCTGACCTGCCAGCGATGCCGCGACGGCCAGGACACGATCTCGGTGACCGGCAACGTGCTGCGAGACTACCTGACCGACCTGTTCCCGATTCTGGAACTGGGCACCAGCGCCAAAATGCTGTCGATCGTGCCCCTGCTGGCCGGCGGCGGCTTGTTCGAAACCGGTGCCGGCGGTTCGGCTCCCAAACACGTCCAGCAGTTCCTCGAAGAAGGCCACCTGCGATGGGATTCGCTGGGTGAATTCCTGGCCCTGGCCGTGTCGCTGGAAGACCTGGGACAGAAGACCGACGACGCCAAACTGCTGACCCTGGCCGCGGCACTGGACGAAGCCAACGGCAAGTACCTGGAAAACAACAAGTCGCCATCGCGAAAAGTCAACGAACTAGACAACCGCGGCAGCCACTTTTACCTGGCCCTGTACTGGGCTCAGGCTCTGGCGAACCAAACGGCCAACGAATCGCTGCGTGAGGAATTCGCCCCGCTGGCCAACAAATTGGCCGAGCAGGAAGCCACGATCGTGGCGGAGCTCAACGCCGCCCAGGGGCAAGCGGTCGACATCGGCGGCTACTACGCCCCGGACGAAGCCCGCGTGGAAGCCGCCATGCGTCCCAGCCAATCGCTCAACAGCGCCCTGTAA
- the rpmG gene encoding 50S ribosomal protein L33, with the protein MAKSKKKVETVFLICEETGDYNYTLRRKPGGEKLRLKKYCPRIRKHTWHVEKKK; encoded by the coding sequence ATGGCAAAGAGCAAAAAGAAGGTCGAAACGGTCTTTTTGATCTGCGAAGAAACCGGCGACTACAACTACACCCTGCGTCGTAAGCCCGGCGGCGAAAAGCTGCGGTTGAAGAAGTATTGCCCGCGAATTCGCAAGCACACCTGGCACGTCGAAAAGAAAAAATAG
- the recJ gene encoding single-stranded-DNA-specific exonuclease RecJ: MQKQWKLLPQDHSRVEHLARQARIPDVVAQLLVSRGVYDVESVKKFLDAKLSDLRDPLDLPGVTEAVAVIAPAIRDKTPIVIYGDYDADGMTSAAILFSGLKLMGADVSYYVPNRLEEGYGLSSEALEKLARRGKQLVITVDCGVGSIEEARLCKSLGMQLVVTDHHRIDGQLPEAAAIVHPRLPGSSYPFGELCGAGVAFKLAWALCQEICGSKRVTDQLRTYLLQALSLAAIGTVADVVPLVDENRILVTHGLKSLKAKPTLGLAQLMRLTKVDKRSALQSEDIAFSLAPRLNAAGRLGQAQLGVELLTVKEDNRSVQLAEYLDQLNSNRVSLERSVYLAAQKQAKTEFDPEADPALVLAGTGWHLGVIGVVAGRLAEKYGRPVLILSLDPVNGKPATGSGRAGSRTIDLHEALGDCEHRLVKFGGHRAAAGLTLHESELDAFRSDFCEAVAKQLADNDAVVEIKVDAEAGLGQLTHQTVRQIEQLAPFGEGNPRPILCARNVRLAEPSRKMGGGDRHLMLRIEQDGITIRGVAFGQGEWCEELNAHEGEMDIVYRPVINEFRGQFNVEFHLVDWRPALNPAVV, encoded by the coding sequence ATGCAGAAACAATGGAAATTGTTGCCGCAGGACCATAGCCGGGTCGAACACCTCGCCCGTCAAGCTCGCATTCCCGACGTCGTCGCCCAGCTGCTCGTCAGCCGGGGGGTTTACGATGTCGAGTCCGTTAAGAAATTCTTAGACGCCAAACTTTCCGACCTCCGCGACCCGCTGGATTTGCCCGGCGTCACGGAGGCGGTGGCGGTGATAGCGCCCGCCATTCGCGATAAAACCCCGATCGTGATCTACGGCGATTACGACGCCGACGGCATGACCTCGGCCGCCATCTTGTTCAGCGGCCTGAAACTGATGGGCGCCGACGTCAGCTACTACGTCCCCAATCGCCTGGAAGAAGGCTACGGCCTCAGCTCCGAGGCGCTAGAGAAACTAGCCCGTCGTGGCAAGCAACTGGTGATCACGGTCGATTGCGGCGTGGGCAGTATCGAAGAAGCTCGGCTGTGCAAGTCGCTGGGCATGCAACTGGTGGTCACCGACCATCACCGCATCGACGGCCAACTGCCCGAGGCCGCGGCGATCGTGCACCCTCGACTGCCCGGCTCCAGCTACCCCTTCGGCGAACTCTGCGGGGCCGGCGTGGCCTTCAAACTGGCCTGGGCGCTGTGCCAAGAGATCTGCGGATCCAAACGCGTCACCGACCAACTTCGCACCTACCTGCTGCAAGCCCTCTCGCTGGCGGCCATCGGCACCGTCGCCGACGTGGTTCCCTTGGTCGATGAAAACCGAATCCTGGTCACGCACGGCCTGAAGTCGCTGAAAGCCAAACCGACGCTGGGACTGGCCCAACTGATGCGGCTGACCAAAGTCGATAAACGCAGTGCGTTGCAAAGCGAAGACATCGCGTTTTCCCTGGCACCACGGCTGAACGCGGCCGGACGACTTGGACAAGCTCAACTGGGCGTCGAACTGCTGACGGTCAAAGAAGACAATCGCTCGGTGCAACTGGCCGAATACCTCGACCAACTGAACAGCAACCGCGTCAGCCTGGAACGCAGCGTCTACCTGGCCGCGCAGAAACAAGCCAAAACGGAATTTGATCCCGAAGCGGACCCCGCGTTGGTGCTGGCCGGGACCGGTTGGCACCTGGGCGTGATTGGCGTGGTCGCGGGACGCTTGGCCGAAAAGTACGGTCGTCCGGTGTTGATCCTCTCGCTCGATCCGGTCAACGGAAAACCAGCCACAGGGTCGGGCCGAGCCGGTTCGCGGACCATCGACCTGCACGAAGCGCTCGGCGACTGCGAGCACCGGTTAGTCAAGTTCGGTGGCCACCGTGCGGCGGCGGGCCTGACTCTGCACGAATCGGAACTGGACGCCTTTCGATCGGACTTTTGCGAAGCGGTCGCAAAGCAACTCGCCGACAACGACGCGGTCGTCGAAATCAAAGTCGACGCCGAAGCCGGCCTCGGACAACTGACCCATCAAACGGTCCGTCAAATCGAGCAACTGGCGCCGTTTGGCGAAGGCAACCCAAGACCCATCCTATGCGCTCGCAACGTGCGACTGGCCGAACCATCGCGGAAGATGGGTGGCGGCGACCGGCACCTGATGCTGCGAATCGAACAAGACGGAATCACCATCCGCGGCGTGGCCTTTGGGCAAGGCGAATGGTGCGAAGAGCTGAACGCGCACGAGGGCGAAATGGACATCGTCTACCGCCCAGTGATCAACGAGTTCCGCGGCCAATTCAACGTCGAATTCCATCTAGTCGACTGGCGCCCCGCCCTGAACCCCGCGGTCGTGTAG
- a CDS encoding endonuclease/exonuclease/phosphatase family protein, with translation MEDSPAEVTVASGRWRLFLHRLAGGVTVGLLLAAGVYRVRSWHWAADLTTHMQAHLLVAAIGVSVWFLITRRWRWALLGLVLVGQGVWTVEPWEFWGPRPTVEAADTRPLRIAVWNTFVGNPDSRSIVQFAAESDADVVAILEWSEAVGQGLEELRASHPHYQEVPFGGAFGIALYSRIPGTLDLMTLPGPVPALRFRPHDERLPVDLWAVHTLPPMGRKYHEIRNQQLAAVGQQVRDDANRLPIVCGDLNITPWADPYRQLLLDADLVDSRRGFGYAATWPSRLGWFGIPIDQVAIDGRIGVTERTVQFASSGSDHAAVTVELKVPVEVR, from the coding sequence ATGGAGGATTCGCCCGCTGAGGTCACTGTCGCATCCGGGCGGTGGCGGTTGTTTCTGCACCGTCTCGCTGGTGGCGTGACGGTGGGCTTGTTGTTGGCGGCCGGTGTGTACCGCGTGCGGTCGTGGCACTGGGCGGCGGATCTGACAACACATATGCAGGCGCATCTGTTGGTCGCGGCGATTGGCGTGAGCGTTTGGTTTTTGATCACGCGACGCTGGCGGTGGGCATTGTTGGGTTTGGTGTTGGTGGGGCAGGGCGTATGGACGGTCGAGCCTTGGGAGTTCTGGGGGCCGCGACCGACGGTGGAAGCCGCCGACACGCGGCCGCTGCGGATCGCGGTATGGAACACCTTTGTGGGTAATCCCGATTCACGGTCGATCGTGCAGTTTGCGGCCGAAAGCGACGCCGATGTGGTGGCGATTTTGGAATGGTCCGAAGCGGTCGGTCAGGGTTTGGAAGAATTACGAGCCAGTCATCCGCATTATCAAGAAGTGCCTTTTGGCGGCGCGTTTGGGATCGCCCTGTACTCGCGGATCCCGGGCACGTTGGACTTGATGACGTTGCCGGGCCCGGTTCCGGCGCTGCGGTTTCGGCCGCATGACGAGCGGTTGCCGGTGGACTTGTGGGCGGTCCACACATTGCCACCGATGGGACGCAAGTACCACGAAATTCGCAATCAGCAACTAGCCGCTGTGGGCCAACAAGTCCGCGACGATGCGAACCGGTTGCCGATCGTTTGCGGCGACTTGAACATCACGCCCTGGGCAGATCCGTATCGGCAGTTGCTCCTTGACGCCGATCTGGTCGATTCGCGTCGCGGCTTCGGCTACGCAGCGACCTGGCCGAGTCGTTTGGGCTGGTTCGGGATTCCGATCGACCAGGTAGCGATTGACGGCCGGATCGGCGTGACCGAACGAACCGTACAGTTCGCTTCGTCCGGGTCGGATCACGCGGCGGTAACGGTCGAGTTGAAGGTGCCGGTGGAAGTACGTTAG
- a CDS encoding GDSL-type esterase/lipase family protein — protein sequence MAKFFMLFVAPAAILLTSVLPAQDVAAPAETAPAATLALPETDEGLPGSGPIRRYGWFKKLWDQRRGVWAQRIEQDQNAVVFFGDSITQGWGDHFHGAFPNLKKANRGISGDTTRGLLLRLDRDVMALNPAAIVLLIGTNDLEEKAEPQTIADDFALLLKNIRAQSDVPVIVCNVFPSSASKSRPADKIQEINKLYAKVAQQHDHVTVLDTWTLFADEQGNAKREEFPDLLHPNGEGYAKWVAALRPLFATLGLIETEPTTFEPEPGFEMLYNGKDLSGWGFRPKGGEVTAFDGRQASPDGRYVAIGDRIVVTTPREGRRVQQMWTTRKFPGDFVLKLEFRATPNADSGVFIRKPQLQCRDYPLAGPYKDLKNYKPQDWNELVITVVGDTAHCTCNGEVLEAALKLPKTGPIGLEGDRGQMEYRRIRIQTGS from the coding sequence ATGGCTAAGTTCTTTATGCTATTCGTCGCCCCCGCGGCGATCTTGCTAACTTCGGTCCTCCCAGCTCAGGACGTGGCGGCCCCGGCCGAAACCGCGCCGGCTGCCACGCTAGCGTTGCCTGAGACCGACGAGGGGCTGCCTGGCAGCGGGCCGATTCGCCGCTACGGCTGGTTCAAGAAACTGTGGGATCAGCGGCGTGGCGTTTGGGCGCAGCGGATCGAACAGGATCAAAACGCCGTGGTGTTTTTCGGCGACTCGATCACCCAAGGCTGGGGCGATCATTTCCACGGCGCCTTCCCGAATCTGAAAAAGGCCAACCGCGGAATCAGCGGCGACACCACGCGGGGACTACTGCTGCGGCTGGACCGTGACGTGATGGCTCTGAATCCGGCCGCCATCGTGCTGCTGATCGGTACCAACGACCTGGAAGAAAAAGCCGAGCCGCAGACCATTGCCGACGACTTTGCTTTGCTGTTGAAAAACATCCGAGCTCAAAGCGACGTGCCGGTCATCGTCTGCAACGTGTTTCCCAGCAGCGCCAGCAAGAGCCGGCCGGCGGACAAGATTCAGGAGATCAATAAGCTGTACGCCAAAGTCGCGCAGCAACACGACCACGTCACGGTGTTGGATACCTGGACGCTGTTCGCCGACGAGCAGGGGAACGCCAAACGCGAGGAGTTCCCCGATCTGCTGCACCCCAACGGTGAAGGTTACGCCAAATGGGTCGCCGCTCTGCGCCCCCTGTTCGCCACGCTGGGGTTGATCGAAACCGAACCCACCACGTTTGAACCCGAGCCGGGGTTTGAGATGCTGTACAACGGCAAGGACTTAAGCGGTTGGGGCTTCCGTCCCAAGGGCGGCGAAGTGACCGCGTTTGATGGCCGGCAAGCCAGTCCCGATGGTCGTTACGTGGCCATCGGTGATCGGATCGTCGTCACCACGCCGCGCGAGGGCCGTCGAGTCCAGCAGATGTGGACGACGCGCAAGTTCCCCGGCGACTTTGTGCTCAAGCTGGAATTCCGCGCAACGCCCAATGCAGACAGCGGCGTGTTTATCCGTAAGCCTCAGCTGCAATGCCGCGATTATCCGCTGGCGGGTCCTTATAAGGATCTAAAGAACTACAAGCCGCAGGATTGGAATGAGTTGGTGATCACCGTCGTGGGCGATACGGCTCATTGCACCTGTAACGGCGAAGTTTTAGAGGCCGCCTTGAAGTTGCCGAAAACCGGGCCGATCGGTTTGGAAGGCGATCGCGGTCAGATGGAATACCGGCGGATTCGCATTCAGACCGGATCGTAA